Proteins encoded by one window of Musa acuminata AAA Group cultivar baxijiao chromosome BXJ2-9, Cavendish_Baxijiao_AAA, whole genome shotgun sequence:
- the LOC135582357 gene encoding piriformospora indica-insensitive protein 2-like isoform X1, protein MRRSTSSWALLPLSLLLIFFHVSSEGEVSIAPMQRTEQEALYLVIQDVVGKRWNGSQLYPDPCGWTQIQGVSCDLFDGMWYVTGLSIGPLLDGSLECAEDAVFSPLLFELKQLRRLSFLGCFSSHRQTTIPSRHWEKLAGSLETLEFRSNQGLVGEVPADLAQLTRLQSLVLVDNSLSGELPRELGNLARLKRLALAGNRFCGYIPASLGSNMAELLILDLSRNSLTGSLPSSLGHLASLLKLDLSHNLLNGSIPSELGSLGSLTLLDLRNNELSGVLARAHTLHRMVSLQDLLLSDNPLGGSLSEVQWENLANLTTLDLSRANLSGAIPESIAGLKRLRFLALDNNRLSGSVSPKLATLPSLTALYLNGNNLTGELRFSDEFYRRMGRRSAFWDNPYLCHGSVGMPTGVEQCKQAQQTTSNPEDKAAYDGNPGKSWSMSTSFGLPASSISAWWGVRVRESVVALLLVMLLETLLIMHP, encoded by the exons ATGAGAAGAAGCACTTCTAGTTGGGCTCTTCTTCCACTCTCGCTCCTCCTTATCTTCTTCCATGTATCATCTGAAGGAGAAGTGTCCATAGCTCCCATGCAGAGGACAGAGCAAGAAGCTTTGTATTTAGTTATTCAAGACGTTGTTGGTAAACGGTGGAATGGTTCACAACTTTATCCCGACCCTTGCGGATGGACTCAAATCCAG GGAGTGTCATGCGATCTGTTTGACGGGATGTGGTACGTCACCGGCCTAAGCATCGGTCCGCTCCTCGACGGCTCACTCGAATGCGCAGAGGATGCAGTGTTTAGTCCACTGCTATTCGAGTTGAAGCAACTCAGGAGGCTTTCCTTCTTGGGTTGCTTCTCTTCGCATCGCCAGACCACCATCCCCTCGCGCCACTGGGAGAAGCTAGCTGGAAGCTTGGAGACTCTGGAGTTTCGATCGAATCAAGGCCTCGTCGGTGAAGTCCCGGCCGACCTCGCTCAGCTCACAAGACTGCAGTCGCTGGTGCTTGTCGACAACTCCTTGTCTGGCGAGTTGCCACGGGAACTCGGCAATCTGGCTCGGCTCAAAAGGCTAGCGCTCGCCGGGAATCGATTCTGCGGTTACATCCCGGCTTCTCTTGGGAGCAACATGGCCGAGCTGTTGATCTTAGACCTGAGCAGGAATTCTCTGACCGGTTCTCTTCCTTCCTCGCTCGGCCATCTTGCTTCGCTCTTAAAGCTAGACCTGAGTCACAACCTCCTAAATGGGAGTATCCCATCGGAGCTCGGAAGCCTCGGGAGTCTTACTCTACTCGACCTCAGAAACAACGAGCTATCCGGTGTTCTGGCTCGGGCTCATACTCTGCACCGCATGGTCTCGCTCCAAGACTTGCTCCTCTCCGACAACCCATTGGGCGGGAGTCTATCGGAAGTCCAGTGGGAGAACCTCGCCAACCTCACCACCCTGGACCTTTCTCGTGCCAACTTAAGCGGAGCAATTCCAGAATCGATCGCGGGGTTGAAGAGATTAAGGTTCCTTGCGTTGGATAACAACCGGCTCTCCGGCAGCGTTTCCCCCAAGCTTGCGACTTTGCCTTCTCTGACTGCGCTCTATCTCAATGGCAACAATTTGACAGGGGAGCTCAGGTTCTCCGACGAGTTCTACCGAAGAATGGGGAGGAGATCCGCTTTTTGGGACAACCCATACCTCTGCCATGGTTCAGTGGGTATGCCGACAGGCGTAGAACAATGCAAACAAGCGCAGCAGACGACGTCTAATCCAGAAGACAAGGCTGCATACGATGGGAACCCCGGTAAGAGTTGGAGCATGTCGACCTCGTTTGGCTTACCGGCTTCTTCAATTAGTGCTTGGTGGGGAGTACGTGTTCGAGAGTCGGTGGTCGCGCTTCTTTTGGTCATGTTGTTGGAGACGCTCTTAATCATGCATCCATAG
- the LOC135582357 gene encoding piriformospora indica-insensitive protein 2-like isoform X2: MWYVTGLSIGPLLDGSLECAEDAVFSPLLFELKQLRRLSFLGCFSSHRQTTIPSRHWEKLAGSLETLEFRSNQGLVGEVPADLAQLTRLQSLVLVDNSLSGELPRELGNLARLKRLALAGNRFCGYIPASLGSNMAELLILDLSRNSLTGSLPSSLGHLASLLKLDLSHNLLNGSIPSELGSLGSLTLLDLRNNELSGVLARAHTLHRMVSLQDLLLSDNPLGGSLSEVQWENLANLTTLDLSRANLSGAIPESIAGLKRLRFLALDNNRLSGSVSPKLATLPSLTALYLNGNNLTGELRFSDEFYRRMGRRSAFWDNPYLCHGSVGMPTGVEQCKQAQQTTSNPEDKAAYDGNPGKSWSMSTSFGLPASSISAWWGVRVRESVVALLLVMLLETLLIMHP; the protein is encoded by the coding sequence ATGTGGTACGTCACCGGCCTAAGCATCGGTCCGCTCCTCGACGGCTCACTCGAATGCGCAGAGGATGCAGTGTTTAGTCCACTGCTATTCGAGTTGAAGCAACTCAGGAGGCTTTCCTTCTTGGGTTGCTTCTCTTCGCATCGCCAGACCACCATCCCCTCGCGCCACTGGGAGAAGCTAGCTGGAAGCTTGGAGACTCTGGAGTTTCGATCGAATCAAGGCCTCGTCGGTGAAGTCCCGGCCGACCTCGCTCAGCTCACAAGACTGCAGTCGCTGGTGCTTGTCGACAACTCCTTGTCTGGCGAGTTGCCACGGGAACTCGGCAATCTGGCTCGGCTCAAAAGGCTAGCGCTCGCCGGGAATCGATTCTGCGGTTACATCCCGGCTTCTCTTGGGAGCAACATGGCCGAGCTGTTGATCTTAGACCTGAGCAGGAATTCTCTGACCGGTTCTCTTCCTTCCTCGCTCGGCCATCTTGCTTCGCTCTTAAAGCTAGACCTGAGTCACAACCTCCTAAATGGGAGTATCCCATCGGAGCTCGGAAGCCTCGGGAGTCTTACTCTACTCGACCTCAGAAACAACGAGCTATCCGGTGTTCTGGCTCGGGCTCATACTCTGCACCGCATGGTCTCGCTCCAAGACTTGCTCCTCTCCGACAACCCATTGGGCGGGAGTCTATCGGAAGTCCAGTGGGAGAACCTCGCCAACCTCACCACCCTGGACCTTTCTCGTGCCAACTTAAGCGGAGCAATTCCAGAATCGATCGCGGGGTTGAAGAGATTAAGGTTCCTTGCGTTGGATAACAACCGGCTCTCCGGCAGCGTTTCCCCCAAGCTTGCGACTTTGCCTTCTCTGACTGCGCTCTATCTCAATGGCAACAATTTGACAGGGGAGCTCAGGTTCTCCGACGAGTTCTACCGAAGAATGGGGAGGAGATCCGCTTTTTGGGACAACCCATACCTCTGCCATGGTTCAGTGGGTATGCCGACAGGCGTAGAACAATGCAAACAAGCGCAGCAGACGACGTCTAATCCAGAAGACAAGGCTGCATACGATGGGAACCCCGGTAAGAGTTGGAGCATGTCGACCTCGTTTGGCTTACCGGCTTCTTCAATTAGTGCTTGGTGGGGAGTACGTGTTCGAGAGTCGGTGGTCGCGCTTCTTTTGGTCATGTTGTTGGAGACGCTCTTAATCATGCATCCATAG